The genomic interval CCCTTATAAAAAGAAAAAATGCCTAAACTTAAACGCAAAATTGACGAAGTATTTCCTATTCTATCCATTGAAGAAGAACTGATTGTGGGCAAAAATGGGGATCTTACTGTTGGCTTTGAACTCTCGATGCCGGAAATATTCACTACCTCTACAGCTGATTATGACCGCATGCATAGTGTATTTTCCCGTGCCCTTGGAGCAATAGAAACCAATATTATTGTGCACAAGCAGGATTGGTACCTGGTAGAAAAATATGAAGCGCAATATGAGCGGTACCCAGACAGTGTGGCCATCTTAGGCCGAAGTGATGAACGTAGTTTTGCGGAGCGAGATTACCTTTGCCACCGCTGCTTGCTATTTATCACCCGCCCCATGGACGTTGTGCTGAAAAAGAAGAGCAGTCACTCTTCCCTCCTGTCTCCTCGGCTGGTTCCCAGAGAAGTAACTGATTCTGCCTACAAACAACAGTTACTGGAAATTGCCGAACAGTTTGTCCGCACATTAGAAGAATCTAAGCTTTTTAAGGTAAGGCGACTGCAGGAAGGAGAACTGGACTATCAGCTGACAAAAGAGAGTATTTATCAAAACTATTTCTCCTTATCATCACATGATTTATCTCTCACAGATATTGAGATGGATGGGGATTTCAGGGTAAACGGGCAGTTCTGTGGTATCACAGCGATAGGAGAACTGGATGAGTTTCCGGTTCAATTAAGGAATAGCTCTCCGATTGAGAAGTACCAGGTAGGCAAGCATAATTTACCTGGAAGCATGGGCTACCGGGTGGGTTTAAGTCTCCCTTTTAACCATATCTATAACCAGATTTTCTATATTGATAACAGCCCGAAACTGTTAAAACAACTGGAAGGCGAAGCTCGCCGCATGACTAGCTTCTCTCTGCAAAGCCGGCAGAATATAGTGAACCTGGAACTGAAAGAGCAGTTCATACAAAAAGCTTTAGAGACTGGTGAGAAAGTCATTAGGGTCCATGCGAATGTACTCACCTGGCATGCTGACCGTGAAAAGATGCTAACTCAACGATCCATGGTAAATGCCGGATTTTCACGGATGGGATTCACTCCCAGGCAAGCTGTAAGTGATGCTCCGGTGTTGTACTGGTCTTGTATTCCAGGGAATAGCGCAGAAATTGGCAAAGACAATTTGGCCATGTGTTTTGCTCCGGAAGGTACTTGTCTGCTGGCACTAGAAAATAACTATCAGGATAAATTATACAATAACCTGGGTGTAAAGCTTAATGATCGTTCCGGCAGGCCAGTATGTGTAGATATTTTTATTGAACCCCGTAACAAGGGAATTATTGATAACCGGAATGCTTTACTCGTAGGCCCCTCCGGCTCCGGTAAATCTTTCCTGACTAATTTGATGCTGTATCATCTGCTGGAGCAAAAGACAGATGTAATTATGGTGGATACTGGCCATTCCTATAAAAGGCTTTGTGCATTAATGGGCGGCGTGTATGTGAGCTTCGATAAAGATAGACCACTGGAATTTAATCCTTTCTATTTCGACACAAAAAAGCTCTCTGCAGAGGAAGTAGATGAAAGCAAACAAAATGTAGTAGCGCTGCTTTTATCTCTCTGGAAGTCAGAAGCGGAAGCTATTTCTAAATCAGAAGAGGTAGGTATTGAAAATCTGGTGAATGCATACTATGCGTATTTAGCCGGCTGTGAAACCTACACCTATCCTTGTTTCAACAGTTTTTTTGAATTCTTTATAGAACAGTACCTTCCAAAAATGGAGCAGCTCAGCATTCGTGAGAAGGATATTGACCTGCATAATTTCAGGTTTGTGATGGCAAGATTTTATAAAGATGCTTACCTGGGTTATCTGCTCAATGCAGGTCCCGATAACCAGATCAACCGCTTACTGGACGAGCGTTTTGTGGTGTTCGAAATGGACAACATCAAAGATAACCCTACCCTGCACACGGTTACTACCATTGCAATTATGACGCTGTATGTTCGCAAATTAATGCGGAAGAATTCTGTTTTTAACATGCTTGTGATAGAAGAAGCCTGGCGACTCGTAGGTGATCCCCGGTTTGCTAAGTTCCTCAAATGGGTAGCCAAAACGGCCCGTAAACACTTTGGTAGCCTGGTGAGTGTCACCCAGGAACCAACCGATCTGATGTCTCCCTTGGTACAGGATGCCATTATCAAGAACAGTGCAATTAAAATTTTACTGGATTTTTCTTCCTATAAAAACCAGTCACATATGGTGCAGGAAATCCTGGGCTTATCGGATGAAGAGACAGCACTATTGATGTCTGTAAACCAGGGAAAAGATCCGGAACGCAAATACAAAGAAGTGTTTATCTCCTGGAATGGCTATGCCAAAGTATTTGGGGTAGAGGTAGGCAAAGAATCGTATGCAGCCTATACAACAGAAAAATCAGAAGTGAGAGCCATTGAAGATTTGCAGAAGAAATATGGCAGTATTGAAAGAGCTATTGTTAGTTTTGCCAGAGGAGAACATTTGTCCTCCTACACATAAATTAACTAATGGTTTTACTTAATATTTAAATGCATGAGAGTTATTTGTTTTTACTTACTGATGTTGACACTATTTGCTTGCGAAAGTAACAATCAGTCTTCTACCCAAGGGAAAGGAAATTTGGAGACAACCACTGAAGATACACAAGGGGCACAAAACTCACAAGTTTCCCTCGCTGAAGGCGCTGAAAAGTTTAAAGGTGAGTACCGTGACCAGTCTAATGAACGCATCACCTCTACTATCCGCGACTATCCAGGCAAGCCAGAACTATTAGCATTTACTCTGAAGATTGGTTCAAGAGAGCCTGGTACTGTAGGTTTCTGGTACGATGAAGCTCAAGATGTTCTTTCAAGCAAGAAAGCAGATGAGCAAAGAAACTTCTCCACATTACGCCTGGATGAAAAGGGTAATCAGCTCATAGAAGTACATCATGACTGGAAAAATAATACAACGGACACCACCATTTATATACGCACACATTAACGATGGATACTACTATATATGATGCGCTGAATAATTCCTTTGTACATGCGTATGAAGGAGCCAAGGGATTCCTGCAGCTAGGCGCCTTTAATGCGGCCGCCAGAGCCATAGGCATGATTGGAGCGACCATCTATATTTTCTCACGGATCTGGGGACCTATAGCGATGGGTGAACCCATTAACTTTTTTCCTTTGATGCGGCCATTTGTGCTGCTTATTGCCATCATATTTTCTAATCCACTTTGCAATTCTCTGGAACTGATTTTTAAAGATATTGACCGTATTTCTACTCTGGATTACCATATGAGTACATCCAGGGCTAAGATTGACCAGGCCATAGTGTTGAGGGAAAAAGAATACCTAAAGTATGTTCAATTACGGGAGCAAATGCAGACGGACCGTTACCTGGATGCTTTCAAGAATGAGGATGGCTCCCTGAATGTAGGTTCTACCATTGATCCTGTAGGAACATTGGGAGGTGTATTTGTGCAGAATATGACCGATGATGCCATTGATGGCATGCAGGAAGCTTTTGTTAAGATGATGGTTTATATTTTTGATGGAGCAGGACTAATTGGTTATTTTCTGATCACTCTCTTCTCTCTATTCCTGACCAATATTTTAACTTTTGTTGCACCCCTTGCCTTTGCTTTTGCCATTTTTGATGGCTTTGCTAATAATGCTGCTGAGTGGTTTGCTAAGTATATCAATGCAAAGCTGATGATTCTGATCTGTAAGGCTTACACTATTTTCACCTATTACTTAGAACAGCCTTTTATAGCTAATTCATTAGAATGGGCAACAGGCCGGACAGCGCTGTATGTGATTGTAGTCTGTGTGTCCGTTATAGGTTACTTCTTTGTACCTACCATGGCCAATATGGCACTATCTGTGGGTGGATTTGGACCTTCTGCTTCCATGGCTGGACAACGTACCATTGCCATGAAAAACCTGGTGACTAATACGGCAATGGGTGCAGGTAGGCTGGTAACAGCACCCTTTAAAGCGATGGGTAAACTCATTTAAACGTATAAAGTATGGAATCACTTCGAAACATTGATACAGCCTTTCAAAAATTAAGACTGCATGCCCTGGTAACAGTACTGGCATCTGTAGGATTCAGCATAGCTGTATGCTGGTGGGCTTTTGATTATGCCAACAAAGCATCTGACCGGGTTTATATTATCAACAATGGCGCTGCCACAGATGCACAGGCTTCATCCGTGAAGGCGAACCGGGAAGCAGAAGCTAAACACCATATCCGGTATTACCATGACCTGATTTTCAATATATCTCCTGATCCACGCTCCATAGATTATAATGCGCAAAGGGCATGGTACCTGGGTGATGGCAGTATCAAGCTGCCCTATGAGCAAAACAAAGAAAACAACTTTTACAACCAGCTCATTGGAGGCAATATGCGGCAGGAATTCAGGGAAGACAGTATCAGGGTTAATATGAAATCCATGCCTTATAAAGCCTTTATTTATGGAAAGGTCACCATTACCCGGGCTAGTTCCAGACTCACCAAAACTCTGGTTACTTCTTGCGAATTAGTGGATGTGAACCGGTCGGATAACAATTCCAACGGCTTTCTGATGCAGAATTTTACCATACTGGAAAACAAAAAGCTTTCTTCTGAATCAAGGTAATATATTTTTTATTCATATAGTAGTCGAAGTTCGACTATAAAAAAGCAATATAACTAACCAACTTATCCTATGCCATTTAAACCTATCCCACAGAAGTTTTACTACTCCTTGCGTAGTAAAGGCTGGCACAAATGCTTAATAATCCTATTGTTTTGCACTTGTATATCAACTTATAGTTTCTCACAATTCGTTGTCACAGACTTTTACAATGGTGTGATCAATACGGTATCCCAGGTAATTCAATCTGCCTCTAAAATCATCAATAGTGAGGCATTTAAGCAGGCAAAGAAGGCATTGGAAAAGCTAAAAGAAATTGAAGGAGGTGTGCAGCAATTCCGCCGTATTCAGGAAACCGTGGAATTTATCCAAAGTTCCACACAAAGCTACAAGCAAGCCCTAAGTGTGATTGCCGAAGATCGCCACTTCTCACCTAAAGAAATTGCTTCTTTTTATTCTGGCCTGGAGAAACTAGCTAAACAAGATGCCAAGTTGCTGGATGATCTGAGTGCTGGCATTAAAGCGAATGTGGTGGAAATGAACAGCTCAGAACGGATGCAGTTCATTATGAAAATTCACGGAGAGGCAGCCGCATCAGCAGCCAGATTGAAAGCATTCGTTGGTGGTATTGAATATCTCTCCTTGAGACGCTCAAGGACCAAAAAAGACAGGCTGGCCACTATGCAGTTATATGCCTTATCCCGCAATGCTAATTTCGCCGGAACTGTCAGTCAGGTGGATTTTGGTTTCTACACTGGTAATGAGGTAGATATAGAAAAGCTTGAAAAAGAAGGCAGAACTGCGGCTAATGAAGCTACTAAAGAGCAAATGGAATGGCTTACTGATCCTAATAATCCACAGGCCAAAGAAAATGCGATCAAAAATATTTTGAATGATCCCATGCCTCAACGGCCGGAAGTACCAGGAAAAAAAGCCACTGCGGAGGAAGTTCAACGATATTTTGAACTCAACCACGTTTACAATGACCGGCTAGAAAACTGGCAAACCAACCACAAGCAGGATCTCGAAGTTTTAGGTCAGGATAAAGCTAGCTTCGTAATTAATAAACCTGCAACTCTTACTGATAAAGAGTGGATGGAAGTGATCGTCAATAAGCTACGCAAGGGACAACTATAAAACCACTCCTTATGAAATCCTCCAGCAGAATTACCCATATAACCTTACGGATCTGGAACAGAACGATAATACCGGTTGCCCAATGTCTAGACAACTGGCAACGTAAAGTTAGCATCAAAACCCGTAACCGGTGGGTGCTCTCTATAATAAGCATATTACTAATGTATAGTTTTTTCTCACTGATTGTATTATTCTTCTAAACTTATCTAGCATGCAAGAACAAAAAGGATTGGCAGCCATTTTAACAGAGGTTCTTTACAAACCTTATTCGAGTGTAGCTTTGATGGGAGCTTTAGGGTTACTTGGAATCTCATCTGGCTTTATTACCTATCAGGAATCAACTGAGCAAGCTATGGTTTCACAAACCCTCGACACTGCCCTTCCGGCAATGTCTAAAAAAGTCTTTAAGAATAATAAATATGATAATGCTTCCTTAATTCCTTCAGATGATGAGCAGAACACCATTATTCTCCCTGACTTGTCAGCGGAAGAAGATGAACCCAAAGATGTAGAAAGTAAGCAGAACAAGAAGCCGATAGATAATGGTTTTTCTTCCAATGAAGATCTTTCATATCAATCTAAGGCCAACTCTCAATCACCTTCTAGCTGGAAAAGCCGCAACCAGGTTCGGTCTTATTATAATCAACGATTAAATGAGCGAACAATGGATAATGAGCAACGAATTTTGCAAATGACGGCACCTGCTCCATTGTCTAATGAAGAACTCGCAGAACGCAGCGCCAGGGAGGCATCCTTGAAAAAAGCAGAACAATTAGAGCAAATGGCCATCAGTCAATTAGAAAGGGCTCAACAGGGTCCTGGAGGTATGGCAAGTACAGGCAGAGAAGGATATAGTAATTCAACCAATACAAATGCAAGAGTATCTGCTGATAACTATTCTAC from Rhodocytophaga rosea carries:
- the traM gene encoding conjugative transposon protein TraM, which encodes MQEQKGLAAILTEVLYKPYSSVALMGALGLLGISSGFITYQESTEQAMVSQTLDTALPAMSKKVFKNNKYDNASLIPSDDEQNTIILPDLSAEEDEPKDVESKQNKKPIDNGFSSNEDLSYQSKANSQSPSSWKSRNQVRSYYNQRLNERTMDNEQRILQMTAPAPLSNEELAERSAREASLKKAEQLEQMAISQLERAQQGPGGMASTGREGYSNSTNTNARVSADNYSTDRESSLPAAQVTLANLDEYVDVPNGRQAQNSFYGLKGERKQPEMVSAKPVPNSIEAVVHGDANQVTVTNGSTIKLRLLQDIQVGTYLLPRNSLLSGECMISGERVQVFLTSVRVNSSIIPIKMRVYDIDGHSGIYVPDLAVKNQIAQTGAQTVTGGSLNMPYMIPSGGSMTEMLVGQTAVQGANLAVNGIRTLAAKKISQQKVSIRPNYKVYLKQDQN
- a CDS encoding TraG family conjugative transposon ATPase; the encoded protein is MPKLKRKIDEVFPILSIEEELIVGKNGDLTVGFELSMPEIFTTSTADYDRMHSVFSRALGAIETNIIVHKQDWYLVEKYEAQYERYPDSVAILGRSDERSFAERDYLCHRCLLFITRPMDVVLKKKSSHSSLLSPRLVPREVTDSAYKQQLLEIAEQFVRTLEESKLFKVRRLQEGELDYQLTKESIYQNYFSLSSHDLSLTDIEMDGDFRVNGQFCGITAIGELDEFPVQLRNSSPIEKYQVGKHNLPGSMGYRVGLSLPFNHIYNQIFYIDNSPKLLKQLEGEARRMTSFSLQSRQNIVNLELKEQFIQKALETGEKVIRVHANVLTWHADREKMLTQRSMVNAGFSRMGFTPRQAVSDAPVLYWSCIPGNSAEIGKDNLAMCFAPEGTCLLALENNYQDKLYNNLGVKLNDRSGRPVCVDIFIEPRNKGIIDNRNALLVGPSGSGKSFLTNLMLYHLLEQKTDVIMVDTGHSYKRLCALMGGVYVSFDKDRPLEFNPFYFDTKKLSAEEVDESKQNVVALLLSLWKSEAEAISKSEEVGIENLVNAYYAYLAGCETYTYPCFNSFFEFFIEQYLPKMEQLSIREKDIDLHNFRFVMARFYKDAYLGYLLNAGPDNQINRLLDERFVVFEMDNIKDNPTLHTVTTIAIMTLYVRKLMRKNSVFNMLVIEEAWRLVGDPRFAKFLKWVAKTARKHFGSLVSVTQEPTDLMSPLVQDAIIKNSAIKILLDFSSYKNQSHMVQEILGLSDEETALLMSVNQGKDPERKYKEVFISWNGYAKVFGVEVGKESYAAYTTEKSEVRAIEDLQKKYGSIERAIVSFARGEHLSSYT
- the traK gene encoding conjugative transposon protein TraK; translation: MESLRNIDTAFQKLRLHALVTVLASVGFSIAVCWWAFDYANKASDRVYIINNGAATDAQASSVKANREAEAKHHIRYYHDLIFNISPDPRSIDYNAQRAWYLGDGSIKLPYEQNKENNFYNQLIGGNMRQEFREDSIRVNMKSMPYKAFIYGKVTITRASSRLTKTLVTSCELVDVNRSDNNSNGFLMQNFTILENKKLSSESR